A region of Lycium barbarum isolate Lr01 chromosome 3, ASM1917538v2, whole genome shotgun sequence DNA encodes the following proteins:
- the LOC132630044 gene encoding protein CNGC15b-like has product MSSTKQKSARFQNDLDIAKSGSYNAAKFFKTISMKNHEQTSKSKSDKPEIEPKMKVFRKKKLSRVFSEDYEGLKMKILDPRGRPINIWNKCFLIASLTSLFVDPLFFYLPCVDDEICMDASHPMEIVLTVIRSVIDAFYLVQILVQFRTAYVAPSSRVFGRGELVIDSSKIASRYLRKDFLLDVLATLPLPQVLIWAAIPSLRGSNGIGAKHALRLTIISQFLLRLCLIFPLSSHIIKTTGVMVEAAWAGAVYNLVLFMLASHVMGSCWYLLSVERQEQCWKQICDQQQPHCQYWYFDCQRKNDTSRIAWYQWSNISILCGPSSKFFQFGIFNDALTYRITQSSFLNKYAYCFWWGLRNLSSLGQNLLTTTDINEINFAVVLAILGLLLFALLIGNMQTFLQSTTMRLEEWRIKRNDKEEWMHHRQLPHDLKERVRKYDVYRWVTTRGFDEEAIVKSLPVDLRRDIKRHLCLDLVRRVPLFDQMDECILDAICERLKPFLYTARTCLVREADPVNEMHFIVRGHLDSYTTDGGRTGFFNSCQLGPCDFCGEELLTWALDPRPSIILPSSTRTVTTITEVEAFALAAEDVTFVASQFRKLHSKQLRHTFRFYSNQWRTWAACFIQAAWFRYKKRKEAAELKAKQSPLAAPPESLEERRSVSLGQKASEFALYAATLAASKRKGGSMRGELEIISSLQKPVEPDFAIEDR; this is encoded by the exons AAGAATCACGAACAAACGTCTAAGTCAAAGTCTGATAAGCCAGAGATAGAGCCAAAAATGAAGGTGTTCCGAAAGAAAAAGCTTTCAAGAGTATTTTCGGAGGACTATGAGGGGCTGAAAATGAAGATACTAGATCCTCGAGGACGTCCCATAAACATATGGAACAAATGTTTCCTAATTGCTTCTCTTACTTCTCTATTTGTTGATCCATTGTTCTTCTATTTACCATGCGTTGACGACGAAATCTGCATGGATGCAAGTCATCCGATGGAGATAGTCCTTACAGTCATTCGATCAGTGATAGATGCATTTTATCTGGTTCAGATTTTAGTTCAGTTTCGAACAGCTTATGTTGCACCTTCCTCTCGCGTTTTTGGAAGAGGAGAACTAGTCATTGATTCTTCAAAGATTGCTTCAAGGTATCTGCGGAAGGATTTTTTGCTCGACGTGTTGGCTACTCTTCCTCTTCCTCAG GTTTTGATTTGGGCTGCTATCCCATCTCTGAGAGGTTCGAACGGGATTGGTGCAAAGCACGCCTTGCGCCTAACTATCATTTCTCAGTTTCTCTTAAGGCTATGCTTGATTTTTCCGCTTTCATCTCACATTATCAAGACAACCGGCGTAATGGTGGAAGCTGCTTGGGCCGGGGCAGTTTATAACCTAGTGCTCTTCATGCTGGCAAGTCAT GTCATGGGATCTTGCTGGTACCTTTTGTCTGTGGAGAGACAAGAACAATGTTGGAAGCAAATTTGTGATCAACAACAACCGCATTGCCAGTATTGGTATTTTGACTGTCAGAGGAAGAACGATACAAGTAGAATCGCGTGGTATCAGTGGAGCAATATATCTATATTATGTGGTCCTAGCAGCAAATTTTTCCAATTCGGAATCTTTAACGATGCACTGACTTATCGCATTACACAGTCATCGTTCTTGAACAAGTACGCGTATTGTTTCTGGTGGGGCTTGAGGAACCTAAG CTCTCTTGGGCAGAATCTCTTGACTACTACTGACATTAATGAAATCAATTTTGCTGTTGTTCTTGCCATACTGGGATTATTGCTTTTCGCATTACTTATTGGCAATATGCAG ACTTTCCTTCAATCAACTACTATGAGACTAGAAGAATGGAGGATCAAGAGGAACGATAAAGAAGAATGGATGCATCATCGCCAACTCCCCCACGATCTAAAGGAAAGGGTCCGCAAATATGATGTGTATAGGTGGGTGACAACTAGAGGCTTTGACGAAGAAGCCATCGTTAAAAGCCTTCCGGTGGACCTCAGAAGGGACATCAAGCGTCATCTTTGTCTTGATCTAGTTCGTCGA GTTCCTTTGTTTGATCAAATGGACGAGTGTATCTTAGATGCAATATGTGAAAGGTTGAAACCTTTTCTATATACTGCAAGAACTTGCCTCGTTCGCGAGGCTGATCCTGTGAATGAAATGCACTTCATTGTAAGAGGCCATTTAGATTCTTACACTACCGATGGAGGGAGAACCGGGTTCTTCAATTCGTGCCAACTAGGTCCGTGTGATTTTTGTGGTGAAGAATTACTAACATGGGCACTAGACCCTCGTCCAAGCATCATCCTCCCGTCCTCTACACGTACAGTGACAACTATCACTGAAGTGGAAGCGTTTGCATTGGCTGCAGAGGACGTGACATTCGTGGCATCACAGTTCCGTAAGCTGCATAGCAAACAGCTAAGGCACACGTTTAGGTTTTACTCGAACCAGTGGAGGACTTGGGCTGCATGTTTTATACAAGCAGCTTGGTTTCGGTACAAGAAAAGGAAAGAGGCTGCTGAACTTAAAGCTAAGCAGAGTCCCCTGGCTGCTCCTCCTGAATCACTAGAGGAACGAAGAAGCGTGTCGTTGGGCCAAAAGGCTTCAGAATTTGCTTTGTATGCTGCAACATTGGCAGCAAGCAAAAGAAAGGGCGGAAGCATGAGGGGAGAACTTGAAATCATTAGCTCATTGCAAAAGCCTGTGGAACCTGATTTTGCCATTGAGGATAGATGA